The proteins below come from a single Candidozyma auris chromosome 3, complete sequence genomic window:
- a CDS encoding apyrase has protein sequence MGGYKYGIVVDSGSSGSRVQIYKWEDPDDSQKSASEETLRSPPKISQEKDWTLKITPGASTFGDKPGKIWKQHYKKLMKFAESVIPKNEWHDTPVYVLATAGMRLLPERQQERVLSETCKALQKHTEFKISSCSDHVKVIDGATEGIYGWLALNYLMGKFDNYDPQAIEHESVGFMDMGGASAQVAFVPSAEEIQKHDEDLYKVILRNQNGDLQNWRVFTGTWLGFGANQARKRYLDNLISLLLASNVKFKGKKINDPCLPQGAEIKDYTYSNKQYTIKGTGQYEECIKDIYPLLMKHLPCKEEPCLFNGMHAPKMNFEKDKFVGVSEFWYTANDIFHSGGEYNFHSFNDKVREYCQSDWDTILANSKEGKYSNLPENFLLDACFKASWVINVLHEGFGLPRLGIEVNPEDAGETDEMKEVSKVHVPFKSADSIDGDELSWTLGKALLVASSQVDHPKGTELVGITGSAISANSGFESDDELYASYAFIYFFFIALFLIIFVAIRLGYGKLLRSFVPSRVPSPITRMLSVARNRSPPEVKKYFNSAINYIKLQEQEDVNIDLEEGTHFVSSSPKPGDVSSLRTRSTINLGDMDEPLHQVDFFNKPFVNPKRGPIYNHRNESRDSLPRVSSLGSMKGRPE, from the coding sequence ATGGGCGGCTACAAGTACGGAATCGTAGTCGACTCAGGCTCGCTGGGGTCGAGAGTACAGATCTACAAGTGGGAGGATCCGGATGATTCTCAGAAACTGGCACTGGAGGAGACTCTCAGGTCTCCACCGAAGATTAGCCAGGAGAAGGATTGGACGTTGAAGATAACGCCTGGGGCGTCCACATTTGGGGACAAGCCAGGGAAGATATGGAAACAGCATTATAAAAAACTCATGAAGTTTGCTGAAAGCGTGATTCCCAAGAACGAGTGGCACGACACTCCAGTATATGTGTTGGCCACCGCAGGGATGAGGCTCCTACCTGAGAGGCAACAGGAGAGAGTGCTCTCAGAGACGTGCAAGGCGCTCCAGAAACATACGGAATTCAAGATAAGCTCGTGTTCTGACCATGTGAAGGTTATAGACGGTGCTACTGAGGGTATCTATGGATGGCTTGCCCTCAACTACTTGATGGGAAAGTTTGACAATTACGATCCACAGGCCATTGAACATGAGCTGGTGGGTTTCATGGACATGGGAGGCGCCTCTGCGCAAGTTGCATTTGTGCCCTCTGCCGAGGAAATCCAAAAGCACGACGAGGATCTTTACAAAGTGATTCTCAGAAACCAGAATGGTGACCTTCAGAACTGGCGTGTTTTTACAGGCACATGGCTTGGATTTGGCGCCAACCAGGCCAGAAAACGGTACTTGGACAATCtcatttctcttcttttggcttCTAATGTGAAAttcaagggcaagaagatcaatgaCCCATGCTTACCCCAGGGAGCTGAGATCAAGGACTATACATACTCGAACAAACAGTATACCATCAAGGGTACGGGCCAGTATGAGGAGTGCATCAAGGACATTTATCCCTTGCTCATGAAGCATTTACCGTGTAAGGAAGAACCCTGTCTCTTCAACGGCATGCATGCACCTAAGATGAACTTTGAGAAAGACAAGTTCGTCGGTGTGTCTGAATTTTGGTACACTGCTAACGACATCTTCCACAGTGGAGGTGAATACAACTTCCACAGCTTTAACGACAAGGTACGCGAGTACTGTCAGAGCGATTGGGACACCATTCTCGCAAATTCTAAGGAGGGCAAGTATTCCAATTTGCCGGAaaatttcttgcttgacGCATGCTTCAAAGCATCTTGGGTCATCAATGTTTTACATGAGGGCTTCGGCTTACCTAGACTAGGCATTGAGGTGAATCCAGAGGATGCTGGTGAGACCGACGAAATGAAAGAAGTTCTGAAAGTCCACGTCCCTTTCAAGTCAGCAGACTCAATAGACGGAGACGAGCTCTCATGGACTCTTGGAAAAGCGCTTCTTGTTGCCTCCTCTCAAGTAGACCATCCCAAGGGCACAGAGTTGGTGGGTATCACGGGTAGTGCTATATCTGCGAACTCCGGCTTCGAAAGCGACGATGAATTGTATGCATCGTACGCATTTATCtacttctttttcattgcatTGTTCCTTATAATCTTTGTTGCCATCAGACTTGGCTACGGCAAGCTACTCAGAAGCTTTGTTCCTTCCAGAGTGCCTTCACCAATCACACGAATGCTTTCTGTGGCAAGAAACCGCAGTCCGCCTGAAGTGAAGAAGTACTTCAATTCTGCAATAAACTACATCAAGCTCCAGGAGCAGGAAGATGTCAATATTGACTTGGAGGAAGGCACTCACTTTGTGTCTTCATCGCCGAAGCCTGGGGACGTTTCGCTGTTGAGAACAAGATCGACTATTAATCTCGGCGACATGGACGAGCCGCTTCACCAGGTCGACTTTTTCAATAAGCCATTTGTAAACCCAAAAAGAGGGCCTATTTATAATCATCGAAATGAAAGTCGGGACTCCCTTCCTCGGGTCTCCAGTTTAGGGTCCATGAAAGGCAGGCCAGAGTGA